ATCTGCCTTCGTGCAGTTTGTCACTAGCGTATAGATGGTCTTGTTGAGAACATCTGAGACGAAGTCAGCTTTTGATTTTCCATGAGACATTCGCTCATCCATCGACCCGGACTGGTCGATTACAAACATGATGCAAGTCGGATTGTCTCGGCTGATCTCAGCTGAGTAAGTCATGTACACCCCCGTCGTCCAATAGCGGTCCCCAACGAAGAGTCGCTGTGTAAAAGCAAGGAAGGCAACCATGGCGGCGCTGTCAATGCAGCCTGGAGGGCAAGTCGGCTGCCGAGGAAGGTCCCAGGGTGAAGCCGGTTGTCGATATCGCGATGGCCTACGCTGGTTGGTTCCACCCGCGGCGCGCCAAAGGACCGAGGTAAGTCCGTGTATCTGCGGCTCCCCGCAATTTGACAGCGCCTGGATGGGACTTTCGTTCGTCAGGCCTTAGATAGGCCTGCCGGCTCATGCTGAGACCCGAAAATCGCTCAATCGTCCAGAGCTGTCCGCCGCAAGCCGCGACTAGCCAACGCGCTCGGTGGGGCCAGGGGTGGGGCCCGATACGACGCTTCCTAATTTTCTTTTTTATTTCAATGGGTATTGGCGGACGGGGTGGGATTCGAACCCACGGTAGGCTCTCACCTACGGCGGTTTTCAAGACCGCTGCCTTAAACCACTCGGCCACCCGTCCAGGTTCGAAACCTAGTCCTTGGCGCGTTCCACGTAGGAGCCGTCCTCGGTCAGGATCACCACGCGGGTGCCGGGCGCGATATAGGGCGGCACCATGGTGCGCAGGCCGTTGGAGAGCACGGCGGGCTTGTAGGACGACGAGGCGGTCTGCCCCTTCACCGACGGCTCTGTGTCGACGATCTCGAAGGTGGCCAGCCGCGGCAGGGCCAGAGCGATCGGCACGTCGTTGTGGGTCGAGAGCTGGACGATCATGCCTTCCTGCAGGTAGGGCGCGGCGTCGCCGATCACGTCCTCAGGGGCGGTGAGCTGGTCGAAATTCTCGGGGTTCATGAAGTGGAACCCGTCGCCGTCCTGGTACAGGAAGGTGTGGTCGCGCTCGTCGACGAAGGCCTTCTCCACCGACTCCGTGGTGCGGTAGCGTTCCGACACCTTCACCCCATCGGAGATGCGCCGCATGTTGAGCTGGGTCACCGGGGTGCCCTTGCCCGGATGGATGTTCTCGGCGCTGAGGACCACGTAGAGCTTGTTGTCCATGTCGACGACGGCGCCCTTGCGGAGCGAGCTGGCGGCTACTTTTGGCAAGTCATTCGTCCTTTGGTCGCGCAGGGTCTGGGCCGGCGCGTTGTGCTAGGTTCCTGCGCTCCTATAGCGATCCGGGCCAGGATCGCCAGCGTCTTGGAGCCCAGAGCTTGACCTCCCCCCTGCCCTCGCCCTGGTGGCGACCCGAGAACCACCAGGATCGCAGGCCCTTCCTGCTGGGGCGAAACGCCATCCAGAAGGCGTTCCGGGGCTGGTTCGAGGACCAGGGGTTCACCGAGGTTGACGCCGCGGCCCTGGCGATTTCGCCGGGCAATGAGGCCCACCTGCACGCCTTCGCCACCGAGGCGGTCACCACGGACGGGCAGCGATCGCCGCTCTATCTGCACACCTCGCCGGAGTTCGCCTGCAAGAAGCTACTGGCCGCCGGCGAGACCAAGATCTTTGATTTCGCAAAGGTTTGGCGAAACCGCGAGCGCGGCGCCCTGCACCATCCGGAGTTCACGATGCTGGAGTGGTATCGGGCCGAGGAACCCTACGAGAGCCTGATGACGGACTGCGGCAGCCTGCTGGCCCTGGCGGCGGAGACGGTGGGCGCCGAGGCGCTGCGGTTCCGGGGCCATGCCTGCGACCCCTTCGCCGACCCCGAGCGGATCACGGTGGCCGAGGCCTTCGCGCGGTGGGCGGGGGTCGACCTGCTTATGTCGGTCTCCGCGGATGGAACAGTCGACCGTTCGGGGCTGGCCGAGCAAGCGCCGGTCCGGGTGGCCGACGACGACACCTGGTCCGATATCGTGTCCCGGATTCTGGTGGAGAAGATTGAACCGCACCTCGGAATGGGCCGACCGACATTGCTCACCGAGTACCCGATCGCGCAGGCGGCGCTGGCGCGACCGAAGCCCGGAAACCCTTACGTGGCCGAGCGTTTCGAGCTCTATGCCTGCGGCGTGGAGCTGGCCAACGCCTTCGGCGAACTGACCGACGTTGACCAACAGTTTGACCGTCTGAGTGCAGAGATGGACGAGAAGCAGCGGGTCTATGGCGAGCGCTATCCGATCGATGAGGATTTCCTGGCGGCGCTGGCGGTGATGCCGCAGGCCAGCGGCTCGGCCCTGGGGTTCGACCGGCTGGTGATGCTGGCCACCGGCGCCACGCGGATCGACCAGGTGATCTGGACGCCGGTCCCGGAGCAAGCTTGAGACTCGGCGTCGGGCGCCGTAGTCCTGCGGCGTGAGCCGGTCTTTGTCCCCCTCGTTGAAGACGCTCGTCGCGATGTTCTGCATCGCGCTGTCGCTGCTCTATGCGACAGCCTCGGCCGCCAGCGTGCTGGATCAGGTGCAGCACCAGAGCCAGCCGGCGCAGCACCATCAGCATGGCGCCTTCAGCGACCTGTCCTTCGACGACCATCATCAGGACGGTGACAGCGAGGCGAGCCATGATCCCGATAGCGGCCACCATCATCATGCCGATGGGCCGCAGGGCATTATCGGCGAGGATGCGGGTCGTAGCGTCGGCGCGAGTTCAACCGAACGCCGGGCCATCCTGTCCGACCAGCTGATCGTCAGCCCCGGCTCGCCCGGTCCCGAACGCCCTCCCAAGGGCCTCACCTTCAGCGTCTGAGCCCCCGCGTCGCACGACGTGGGCCGATCCGCGTCTGTTTCGTGAGACCTTCATGCCAAAGCCCTTCGACGCGCGCCCCTGGGCGCCGTCCCGCCGTCTGCTGATGGCTTGCGCCGTCCTGTTCGCGACTGTGAGTTTCGACGCCGTCGCCGCGCCACTGACCCTGCCCGAGGCCCTGACCCGGGCCGCGGCCTACGACCCTTCCCTTCCCGCTGGCGCCGCGCGGGTGCAGGCGGCTGAGGCCGGCGTCCGCCAAGCCGGGGTGCGGCCCAATCCCATCCTGGGCGCCGATCTGGAGAACTTCGCCGGGAGCGGCGACATAGGGTTGGCCGATCGCTCGGAGGCGACGCTCTATTACGAGCAGACCTGGGAGCGGGGGGGCAAGCGGGAGGCCCGCGTCGATGTGGCCCGGGCGGAACTGGCCCTCGCGCGCGGTCGGGCCGTGGTCCGCGCCCTGGACCTGATGGCCGAGGTGCAGAGCGCCTGGGTTGAGGCCCTGGCCGCGCAGGCGCAGGTCGCTGTGGCGGAGGAACGGCTGGCGGTGGCCCGGCGCCTGGAGGGCGAGGTCGAGCGCCGGGTGCGCGCGGCGCGCGATCCGCTGTTCTCCGGCGAGCGGGCGCGCACCGCCACCGCCCAGGCCCGCATCGACCGCGACCAGGCCCTGGCGGCCGCCGAGCAGGCGCGCAGGTTGCTGGCGTCCTATTGGGGCGGCGAGCCTGGGTTCGAGCTGAACACATCGGCGCTGGAAGCCGCCACAGCCTGGACGCACGGCCAGTTTGGCGAGACGCCGGACCTCAGACTGCTGGCGACAGAGCGCGACCTGAGCCAGGCCCGGATCGCGGTCGAGCGCGCCCGCGCGGTGCAGGACCCCCGCTGGCGGGCGGGCCTGCGCCATTTCGGCCAGAGCAATGACGTGGCGGTGATCATCGGGGGCTCGATCCCGCTGGGCCGCAACGACACCAACCGAGGCGGCATCGAACGCGCTCAGGCCGAACGTACGGCGGCCGACGCAGACCTGGCCGCCGCCCGGACCGAGCGGGAGCGGGAGATCGCCCGGATTGCCGCGCGTCGCGAGGCGACCCTGGCCGAGGTTGCCCGAAGCGACGCCGAGGTCGTGCCCAGCGCGGCTCGCGCGGTGACCCTGGTCCGCGACGGCTTCAACCGCGGGGGCGGCGCCTTCACCTATCTGGAAGTGGCCGAGGCCCAGAGGGCGGTGATCGAGGCCAGGTCCCGGCGCATCGAGCTGCTGAAGCGCTTCCATCTCGACGGCGTGCGCCTCGACCGGCTGACCGGTCGCCACGCCGCCCTCCTCTCCAGTGCAGAGACCCGCTGATGTCCTTCCAACTGTCCCGCGGCCTGGCCGCGCTTGTCCTCAGCCTCGGCCTGCTGGCCGGCTGCGGGCAGAAGCCTGACGCCCACACCGAGGGCGAGACCCACGCCAAGGCCGGCGAGTACGAACGCGGCCCGCACCGGGGCCGCATGCTCCGCGATGGCGACTTCGCGGCCGAGCTCACCATCTTCGAGGACGGGGTGGACCCCGAGTTCCGGGTCTACGCCTATCGCAAGGACAGGCCGGTGGACCCGAAGACGGTGCAGGTGACTGTCGAACTGACCCGGCTTGGCGGCAAGGTGGACCGGTTCGCCTTCGCCCCCGTCGAGGATTACCTGCGCGGCGCAGGCGTGGTGGCCGAGCCTCACTCCTTCGACGTCAAGGTCCGGGCCGTGGAGAACGGTCGCACCCACCAATGGGCCTACGCCTCCCACGAGGGGCGTACGACCATATCGGCCGACGCGGCCAAGGCCGGGGGCGTGCGGACGGAGATCGCCGGCCCCGCCCTGATCGGCGAGATCGTCGACCTGTCGGGCCGGGTGGAGATCACGCCCGAGGGCAAGGCCGAGGTCAGGGCCTGGTATCCCGGCCGCATCCTGTCGATGCGGGGCGAACTGGGCCAGTCGGTGCGCAAGGGTCAGACGATGGCGCGCGTGGAGTCCAGCCACAGTCTGCAGGCCTATTCGATCCCGGCCCCCATCAGCGGGGTGATCATCGAGAAGAACGCCAATGTCGGCGGCGTCGCGGGCGACCAGCCCCTGTTCGTCGTCGCAGACCCGACCCAGCTACATGCCGAGTTCTTCGTCTTCCCCCGGGACGCCGAGCGTATCCGCGTCAGCCTGCCGGTCGAGGTGCGCTCCCTGTCCGACGACGCGCGGCTGATCGCCAAGGTGGAGGCCATCCTGCCGACCGCCGACATGGCGAGCCAGACCCTGATGGCCCATGCCCATCTTCCCCCCGGGGCGGCGCAGAGCTTCAGGCCCGGCATGGGGGTGGAGGGGTCGTTCTCGGTCGGCGCCCAACAGGCGC
The sequence above is drawn from the Phenylobacterium glaciei genome and encodes:
- the efp gene encoding elongation factor P, whose protein sequence is MPKVAASSLRKGAVVDMDNKLYVVLSAENIHPGKGTPVTQLNMRRISDGVKVSERYRTTESVEKAFVDERDHTFLYQDGDGFHFMNPENFDQLTAPEDVIGDAAPYLQEGMIVQLSTHNDVPIALALPRLATFEIVDTEPSVKGQTASSSYKPAVLSNGLRTMVPPYIAPGTRVVILTEDGSYVERAKD
- the epmA gene encoding EF-P lysine aminoacylase EpmA, with the protein product MTSPLPSPWWRPENHQDRRPFLLGRNAIQKAFRGWFEDQGFTEVDAAALAISPGNEAHLHAFATEAVTTDGQRSPLYLHTSPEFACKKLLAAGETKIFDFAKVWRNRERGALHHPEFTMLEWYRAEEPYESLMTDCGSLLALAAETVGAEALRFRGHACDPFADPERITVAEAFARWAGVDLLMSVSADGTVDRSGLAEQAPVRVADDDTWSDIVSRILVEKIEPHLGMGRPTLLTEYPIAQAALARPKPGNPYVAERFELYACGVELANAFGELTDVDQQFDRLSAEMDEKQRVYGERYPIDEDFLAALAVMPQASGSALGFDRLVMLATGATRIDQVIWTPVPEQA
- a CDS encoding TolC family protein; the protein is MPKPFDARPWAPSRRLLMACAVLFATVSFDAVAAPLTLPEALTRAAAYDPSLPAGAARVQAAEAGVRQAGVRPNPILGADLENFAGSGDIGLADRSEATLYYEQTWERGGKREARVDVARAELALARGRAVVRALDLMAEVQSAWVEALAAQAQVAVAEERLAVARRLEGEVERRVRAARDPLFSGERARTATAQARIDRDQALAAAEQARRLLASYWGGEPGFELNTSALEAATAWTHGQFGETPDLRLLATERDLSQARIAVERARAVQDPRWRAGLRHFGQSNDVAVIIGGSIPLGRNDTNRGGIERAQAERTAADADLAAARTEREREIARIAARREATLAEVARSDAEVVPSAARAVTLVRDGFNRGGGAFTYLEVAEAQRAVIEARSRRIELLKRFHLDGVRLDRLTGRHAALLSSAETR
- a CDS encoding efflux RND transporter periplasmic adaptor subunit translates to MSFQLSRGLAALVLSLGLLAGCGQKPDAHTEGETHAKAGEYERGPHRGRMLRDGDFAAELTIFEDGVDPEFRVYAYRKDRPVDPKTVQVTVELTRLGGKVDRFAFAPVEDYLRGAGVVAEPHSFDVKVRAVENGRTHQWAYASHEGRTTISADAAKAGGVRTEIAGPALIGEIVDLSGRVEITPEGKAEVRAWYPGRILSMRGELGQSVRKGQTMARVESSHSLQAYSIPAPISGVIIEKNANVGGVAGDQPLFVVADPTQLHAEFFVFPRDAERIRVSLPVEVRSLSDDARLIAKVEAILPTADMASQTLMAHAHLPPGAAQSFRPGMGVEGSFSVGAQQAPLAVRTKALQRFRDFTVVFAKVGNTYEVRMLELGRRTPEWTEVLGGLDPGTEYVVDGAFLIRADIEKSGASHDH